The DNA window GCCACTCCCTGGACCAGCAGGAGGAGTCACGCGTCAGTCATCCCAGCCACGGAGAGGGGGCGCCACGGCCTGGTGGTTACAAGCATGGAGCTGGGGTCCCACACCGGGGTGCTGATCCCAACCCTGTGGCTTCCTAGCTGCGTGCCCCTGGCTAAGTGACGCATCCTTAATCAGTCCCAGCTCTAAGTCCCACATCTGTAAAGTGAATAGGACAACAGCGAATCCCGTccctgagatttttttaagagactAGATGAgtcaaatacatataaattgcTTACCATACGGTGAGGGGTTAAGACATGGTGGCCGCTGTTTCTATTACTATTAAAATAAGCCATGTATCCCAACACTAGGACCCTCTCCACCCCAAGGAAGGCGGAGTACCACAGGGCCACGAGGAGGTTGATGGATCACAGGCTGACATTTCACTTATTTCCATCCCTCCCAAAACAGACCGCCACACACCCTAGTGCAACTGGTCCCAAAGCCGTGACTGGACACGTTCATCTAGGTCGCCGGCCTGGGGCAGCTCGGACTTAAAGCCGGAAAAGGCACATTTTCATGGAAAGATACACTGAAGTATTGGCTGGAGATGGTCCTGGGCGGCAGAGACGCCCGAAACCCCATGTGCAGGGCATTGGCACGGCATCGCCATGATGGCCAAGGCCCCAGTGCATGTCTGTGGGAGTCCAGAGCCCACACCCCTCCCTCTCGACCGCCCTACCCTGCCCCCTTGAGCTGGAAACGAGCGGACAGAATGTGTACTTCAGAGTCAGAgagacatgggttcaaatcctgcccctTAATCAGACTGTGACCCTGAGGGAGGCCACTTATCCTGTTTctgcctcagtatcctcatctgtacCACAAGGACAAAAAATAATGCACTTGTCCAAATCATTCCAAGGACTGAGTGGAATAACAAACACAGAGCACACCCTCCCCTCCTGACCCTCTAACTTGCCTTATTTTCTCCTACCGGTTTCATAAGAGAAGCATGTAGGAAGAAAAAGTAggattcagttggttaaatattatAAAGTACAATACTGATTTATAAATCTGTACCTACTGACACAGAGATGCTTAGGATAtataaaagagtgaaaaaaagaacttgtaaaaCAGTACATTAGGGTGATCctgttttctagaagaaaaacaaaataactaaaatagtAACAATCTCTATTTtctaaggaaagaagaaaaccccACAACAACACCAAAACCTGGAGTAAGAGACACCAGACTAACCCGTGGGTATCTTTTGGGTGTGTGACGGGTGAGGGGAGGCAAACATTTTACTTCCTCGATTCGGGCCAGTCTGACCATTTCTGTGAGCACGCGACCCAAGTTAGCAGACAGCAACGGCATTCAGGCATCGCTTCTGACAGTAGACAGAAGCCCTCTGTCCCGTGAGAGGAGGTGAcggtgggtgggcaggggaatGGATAAAAGGAGGCCTTAAAGAGAAGCACTGGAATGTTCTTCATTTCGTTATGAATAAGGCTGTGGCCCAGACCCCCGGGAAGGCGGCTCTGGGTGCAGGACTTCAGGAGTAACccagggcaggggcggggggggacacTCACCTGACAGTCATCTCGTACAGTGCAGGCAGGTGGGCAAAGTCCGAGTGCATGAGGCTGATGGCCTGTAGGAAGCGGCGGTCCTGGGGGGTGGCCACCTGTGGCAGGTTTGCTTCCGGAAGAGGACACAGAAGTTGTGGGTAGTGGACTCCTCCcccgctctccccacccccagcactatGAACAGGGAGAGCAGGGGGCTCAGGGCCATGAGTGCCATCAGCTTCCACCatgagacagagaatgagcagCACCGGCGTCTGCCCATGAATACCAAAATCTCGAGGCAGACCTTATCACAGATATTTGAACATGTGTGTGCTTCTCTCAAAATGTTggagaaacaaccaaaaaaagacaaatgagtaAGGAAGTGTTTGCCAGTCGAATTCTAAACTCAGTGGGAGCTGGCTCCCAAGCGAGAAAGCAGCATCCTAACTGTAGTCCACAACTCTGGGCACAGCACCAACCCCGGGGGCGCCGGCCCCGAGTCCTCACCCCCACTCCTGTCTGGAGGCACCCGGGCCCCATGCGCCTCTCCTTACCAGTCAGCACGTTCTGAATGCGGTCATAATGCGTGAAGTTGTACGTCCTTCTGGGGGAGGCAGCCACGTCTTTGGGTAGCGTCTCCTTCAGGTGGACCTCCAGCCCGTTCAGGGACGCCAGGCTACTGCAGTACTGCAAAGGGACGGCACAGTTAACCTCAGCAGACCAGTGCTTAGGAAATAATGACCCAAATATTATCCGAGTGGCCACCTGATGTAGCAGAAAGGACTCTGGTGTTTTTACCTGCTTTTAGAGAAATACTAACTCATGcccttatgttcttttttttaagatttacttatttgagagagagagagagagagaaggagcaaacgtggggggtggaggggtagagggagagagaatcttaagcaggctccacatccagtgtggaacCCCacacgggactcaatctcacaaccctgagatcatgacctgagccaaaatcaagagtcggacactcaaccaactgagccacccgggcgccgcTCCCACCCTTATGTTCTAATGCTTtcttaaaatgtagaaaaatcagaaagtagAGGTGAACAGAAAAGCTGAGAAGGAAGAAAGCTAAGTTCTGATTTCTGGATCCATAGGTAACAtattactggaacacagccactacgtttatttacatattgtctatggttgTGACTATACTACAAGAGCGGAGCCGGGTAAGTGTACAAAGCTGAAAATACGCACCAGGTGTTCCTTTACATTAAAAGTGTGCCAACCCCTGATATACACTAGCACACACATGACCCCTCACAACAGCCCCAGGAGACATGAAGCTGGGCTAATTCCTGGATCCTCCAGCTTCTAGTCAGTAGTAAAGCAAATGGCTTGAATGTCAGTGTGTGCCATAATGTGCGGAAGAAATGATGCAGTAACACACCTTCTCCCAAAGCACCAGTTTCACGGCGGAGGGGTGCATTTTCATGAAGTACTTTACACTAATACCCTGGCACTACCCTCAGGCCTCATCTACTGCACACGGACAGCTCCAAGTCCTACTGTAGCAATGAATAACTGATCTGATCCCTGTATCTGAAGGTCAGTAAGATCATCTTGGGTTTTGAGTAGGAAACTATCAGTGGCTCTATGCTGCCCCCTGGTGTGAGCGTACTGTTTTCTCGGACCCACTGGCAACCTCTCCTGGCTgctcccctcacccacccccttcCACCCAGCTCTCCGTCCCCACCCTCAGACAACATAAAGAGGTGGCAGTTCACCCACCGAAAGACAAGATGGCAAATGACACGAGGGTCCCTTGGTGGTGTACAATATGATCATGGAGCCCTTTCAAAGTGGTGGGGGAGCTCACTGACCTATCTGAATTGTGGTTTACCATGCTGCAGAGGACCTGCTTTTCTTgacagcaggagaagggaaatcagGTCAAGTATTTTGTATGCAGTTCCAGGACAAAAAGGCAATAAAAGATCTCTCCCAATTATAAAACAGACAGCCTTTGGGCCTGATCAATAAAGCCCGCTCTCAAACCAGCAAGCTGATCAAAGTTAGTTACTCCCGACTCTTCAgaaaagagtttttctttttcattacacTGCATCTCTTTCCTGGGGCCCGTCCCACACCAAACCCTCCTTTGCATGAAAGCCCAGGGAGGCGCTGTGTCAGGACAGGAGCCCTGCATGACAAACCAAGGCCAGTCACTCCAGGGTCAGATCAGTGGGGGAACAGacaggagggggcggggagaaaaGGAACAAGCCAGGGTTCTGGACCCTCTGTTTTGTCTTCTTCCTGGTAAAACGGGAGTTACAGTGCCTACCCCCAGTGCTGCGCTCAGGCTTGGCTGAAATAGTAGACGTCAAGGCTTTAGTATCCACTGAATGCAGACTACGTTTTAATTTACTTCCTTCCTCAGGAGCAGcctatgctattttttttttctttttctttcttttgggtggggcggggggaggtaaAGATAGCATATCCAACTTCATTGCATCCAAACGCTGTGCCTTCAAAATAACCTGTCTGCAGCTTGGGGCGAAGCGGAAGAAGCCCCAAGTACCAAGGCATCGTCAGGGAGACAAGAGACAGAGCACCGGAGCACCGCGGGCCCCGGGGTGCTGGCGGAAGGGGGAGCGTAAGTCCCTCACAGCTGCGGTGAAGGAGCTGCAGGAAGCAACGCAACCACCACTGGGTGCTGTGTGGACTGTGGAAAGGGGAGATTAGCCAGCAGGCCAGGAGAGGGGCAGCCTCTTGCCTGGGGCTCAGCGCAGAGGAAGCTGCCTcccctcctctgagctccaaGGTGACCGAGCCTGAGCCCTGCATGCTAATAAGATTGCCTTAGAATAATACAGATTTAAGAACAGAAACAAGGCAAGCCCCAGGACACCATGTGCCCTGCAGCTATTTCAACCTCCTGTTCTTCCTGCTACCACTTCCCTGCCAACCAGGCGAGGCTGTTACTATAGCAACTGGAGCTCCAGTGTGGGCCTAGGCTTCGAGCAGGCCAGTTCACGGCCCCGAGTGCGGAAGGGGCTGGAATGCTTTATGAGGAGCCTTCTGGAGCCCGTTAGCATTTCAGATGTCCCAGGCCCGCTAGGAAGGGGCTACAGATCACCACGGTTCAGTGGAGGGAAAGCACAGCCTTCTGGGATACTCCCCACCTGGGCTGTGACTCGGGCAGAGTACAGACTCCAGCCCACACAGAACCTACAGCCGCCGAGGCTGGGAAGGGAGGCcactggaggtggtggtggtggcggcggcacCACCCTGGCCGTGCTCCCCGTCTTCACCTGTGTGATGGTGCTCGCGCTGCACCTGAAGGGCAGGGCCCCATCAGCACCCCGACGCTGCTGAGGGGGAGGCCAGAGCATCCCCGCCCTGCGCTCTGTGAAAACGGAAGAAGTGGGAAAGGGCCAGGCAACTGACTTTGTGGGACACCTCTGCCCCCAGCACTGTGCGCCGCACTGGACTCACTCACCCCCACCCAAGCCAGGCCGTAGGCACGACCGTCATCCACACGTGGAAAGCAGGTGGGATGGCCCACAAGGTCCTGCAGCCCTGCACGGTGCAGCTGGGGGGGAACCtgccctgctcctccccgcccccgggAGTCAGGTCTGCACACACTCACCACCTCCTCGATGGCAGCATCGTCACCCAGCAGCGGCTCCTCAGCGAGCAGGGACAGCACCAGCCCGTTAACACTGTGAGTGTAGAGGTTTGTTGGCACGAGGCCCACACAGGATGCTGGGGTTGACCTTGGGGCACTTCCGTGTGCGGAGGGACCGTAGTTGTCCTGAGACTCTGCCAAGTCTGAGCCGCCAGGTGCTGAGCAGCTGTCGTGCACCCCAACACGCTGCTCCACGCCCTGGTCTGCCACAGGCAGTGTGGTTCCTCCCTGCCTCAAGTCTGAGCAAGGCCATGACCGAGGCCTGCTCATCCTTCTGGGGAGGTGGTCTTCCCTGGGAAAGGGGGCTAGGCTGCTGTCCTCTGGGAGGTCATCATGCTGTTCCAGGGCTCCATTCTGGCTGAGCATCTCAGGAGTGGACGGAGAAAGGAGGCTGCTGATGGCCATGGCCACGACCGCGGGCGGGGCGTCAGGTGGCTCAGGTTCCCGGTCGCCAGAGTCCCTGACAAATTCCTCAAAGGCGGGACCGCCACCATCTGGGGTGCCCATATTCGAGAGGGCAAAATAACCTGAGGCTGTTGCCGTTTCCTGAGCTTTTGGAATGTGGATGGCAGACAAGTctggctcctcctcccccaaggGCATACGAAGTTCCTTCGCCAGGGAGTAGCCAAGACCAGGACCCTCGTCCCTGGCAGGGCTGTGCAGTTCTGCAGGCTTGACATTCTCCACATCACGGCCAGGCAAGAGCCCGTTCTCCCCCTTGCCATCTGGCCATGCTACGTCAGGACATGCAGACTCGGGAGTGGCTGCCCGCATCCAGGCCGTGGATTCCACGTGGCCAGTGGCGCTGTCTGTCGGGGCAGCGGAGCTCCAAGGGTGTGGATGCTGCTGGGCTGAGCACTCCTGGATTCTGGCCGGCGCTGTAGCAGGGCTGACAAACAAGGCAGACATGAGGGAGGGGCGCCCGGCCAAATGCAGGGCAGGTGCCCTTCCCTGGAGAACACTAAAGAACCGCTTCCCTAAAAAGCAGGGCCACTGGTGACAAGTGGGTGCCCGAGGCCACAGAGCTGAAGAGGCCTTGGTGGTCAAACCACAGGAGTAAAAGGAAGGCACTGTCTGGCGCTCCGGGCTTCACATGGTGCTACCCGATCACCTGCTGGAGACAGCAGGGCCCCACTGTGTGAGAGCCAGCCCCACGTGCAGGTCTGCTCTGAGTCAGGGCCTGGACCGGATACTATATGTACACTATTTCCAGTTTTGACACCGAGCCCATAAAGTAGGTTATCACTGGGTCTCTTTTACAGACGAAAACGCTAAGGCTCTGGCAGGGAatggacttgcccaaggtcacacagatgaGAGGTGACAGATCTGGGACTTGAAACCCATAGCCGTCTCACGATGCCAGGCACCTGTTATCTACATGCTCGAGTCCCAGATGCCCCTTCCATGGCAGAGCATGGGGAATATGGCATACGGAAGGCTGGGATGTCCAGGGGCTTGTGTGCATACACCCACGTGAGGGAGTCCCTCCAGTACAGTCTACCAGGAACCCCTGTGGCTCCAGTACCTAGTTGCCTGCTCCCTCGGGAACTCTTGGAGACTGGTGGCCTCCTCTTCGGTCAGGAACACAGGCATGATCCGGACATTTGGGGGGAGCGCCGCTTCTGGAATCACAAAGCAACATGGACAGGGctcagccctgggctggggaAGATGGGAGGGGCAGTCACTGCACTTCAGGGGGACGCATCCAACCCAAATGCCTGCTCAGAGGAGCGCTCTGACATGCTCCTCAGCCCAGAACAAAAGACACAAACCCATAGCTACCGTTCTCGTGCCCAGCAAGGAAGGAGCCCTCACGGGCAGCTTTACTCCTCACTGTGGAGGAAAGTGACTTTTGGGGGGAAGAAAATCTAGTGGCAcataaaaaaaacagataaaagctGGAAAAAGCACTTCCAACTGACAACAGGGATCTGTTCTACCTTGggcttcaaaataaaacaaaataaccatCTCGGGGACACCTCCACATCCTGCAGAAGGTCTTTCTGGCCGCTGCCATTTATCTTAGCCCCTCCTAACCAGGATCCCCTGGACCTAGTTTAAGCAGCCTTGTAACAATGAGGGAGGGAGCATATGAAAACAAGGATTTAGAAGGTACGTCTAAAATCATGAGCCTTACGATCAGGATTCTGATGGCTAACTTTGTTCTTAAAGCTCTCGTCTGTTCTCCTAATCTATGAACAGATGAGATGACCCATGGGACTGCTTGGCCTCTCCCATGACTTGTGTAGGGGACAGGCAGCATAAAAGACCGCGTTCTCAAGATGCAGCGAGGCACCTTGCCACTCACCCCGTTCCTGCGGGCCACCCCCTCCTGCAGGTCTTCTCTgcaaataaacacacacagaagttGGCGCCGGGGACCGCTTTCTCCTCCCAACCCAATCATGACTGCGCCGGGCCATCTGTTTGGGAAACTTAGCCAGGCCCAGAATGTTGGCCCCCTCCGCATGCCAGCAGCAAAGCAGATGGAACAGAAGCTCCCCCGAGCTGCTTGCTCACCACCACGGCCGGGATCAGGCAAGAACCTGCACCCTGCACAAGCAGCAGCTTCCCCCCCAAATGCGCATCAGGCTTCACGCTCTGATTGCTGTTTCCCTCCTCTGGGAAGGAAAGCGAGGATTCCTGTTAACCTTTTATGCCTCTGGAGAACACATCTGTCACCATATCCCTGCACCTGCCACAGCCCTGGTGTGGAACGTACCAGCTCAACAGGTATGTGAATGCCCTGTGACCCTCGTGATAAAGGATCTGACCTAAACCAAAGGCTATGCAAGAGCTCTCTGGCTTATTCTGATTCACAATCAAGGTGACAATCCTAATTTTCTCCCAAATTAGTAATTTTCTCAAAAGAGCTTTCCAGACAGTTCAACCAAAGGTTCTAAAATAAgccaccaaaacaaaaaccaaaaactcttCTAGCCAGCATGGCTTGCACTCCTATGAAATGATGtggccttctttctttttttttaggagctttttaaaaaactcatattTCAAGTTATATAATTTTACTCTATAtaaatcccccccccaaaaaatcacatAATTCCCTCACCCACAAGCTAATACTGTTAATCTGAggcatattttcctttaagtttatgcattttaaaaaatactttgaaatcacattatataaaattctatttttttgcttaaaaacagACACTCTGGACAAAGTGTCCCAGCCGGGAGAGGGGGCTTTACAATACCTGGTGCTGAGATGCAGCTGGGCGAATCAGGACCTTGGCCGTGAGGGAGGGTGGGAGCTGGGTACTAACAATCCTAGGTCATAGGAACAAAAACACCATAAGACAAAATACATCATAGGACTCTGAATTGGAAAGATTCCTAACACCCTAACTGGTGAGGatcttggcgggggggggggggggggggggggggggcacctgggtggctcagtaggttaagcgtctgccttcggctcaggtcatgaccccagggtcctgagattgagccctctcttgggctccctgctctgctctccctctcaaatcaataaaatatttaaaaaaaaaaagatcttggggACACAGCCGGTGGGAGTTTCAACTGGCAAAGCCCTTTATGGAGGGCACTCTGGGCATTCCTACCGAACTTCAAAAAATGTCCAAACCCTCTGACCTGCCTTGTACCAAGATGCATGCTGAAGTGTACTGATTAtcaaaaaaatggcaaaatcatTACAGAAATGGGTAAACCCCACAAATGCCCATCAAACAGAGAGTAATTAAGGAAATCATGGCACAGCCTTAACACCAAAAGGTGTGCGGTGATTCTAAGAATGAAGGAGACCAGCATGGACTGACAGAGAAATCTCTACTGTACACGCTGAGGAGCCCTATGATCCCATTTATGGATGtggcaaaaataaacagaagcaaTGTCCACTGATGTGCCGGAAACACAGGGAAAAGCAAAGGACGTGCCTCCACCTGCTAACAGTGAGTCTGGGCTCAGAAGAACTTGGGAACTGCcctctgtgtgtttctgtctTGGTtcggtttttggttttttgtttttcacaatgAGACCCTGTTCACACATTAGGTGTATGAGAATTTGAcatgagaaaaggaggaaaacatcATGCTTGATGCC is part of the Zalophus californianus isolate mZalCal1 chromosome 14, mZalCal1.pri.v2, whole genome shotgun sequence genome and encodes:
- the HPS4 gene encoding Hermansky-Pudlak syndrome 4 protein, with product MATTTSTELTSASWWNYFFLYDGSKVKEEGDPTRAGICYFYPPQTLLDQQELLCSQIAGVVRCILDLSASAPTLVRLRKLKFAVKVDGEYLWVLGCAVELPDVSCKQFLDQLIGVFNFYNGPVSLAYKNRSQEDLRAEWDTFIEQILKNTSDLHKIFSSLWNLDRTQVEPLLLLKAALILQACQRSPHILAGCILYKGLIVSTQLPPSLTAKVLIRPAASQHQRRPAGGGGPQEREAALPPNVRIMPVFLTEEEATSLQEFPREQATSPATAPARIQECSAQQHPHPWSSAAPTDSATGHVESTAWMRAATPESACPDVAWPDGKGENGLLPGRDVENVKPAELHSPARDEGPGLGYSLAKELRMPLGEEEPDLSAIHIPKAQETATASGYFALSNMGTPDGGGPAFEEFVRDSGDREPEPPDAPPAVVAMAISSLLSPSTPEMLSQNGALEQHDDLPEDSSLAPFPREDHLPRRMSRPRSWPCSDLRQGGTTLPVADQGVEQRVGVHDSCSAPGGSDLAESQDNYGPSAHGSAPRSTPASCVGLVPTNLYTHSVNGLVLSLLAEEPLLGDDAAIEEVYCSSLASLNGLEVHLKETLPKDVAASPRRTYNFTHYDRIQNVLTANLPQVATPQDRRFLQAISLMHSDFAHLPALYEMTVRNASTAVYACCSPAQETYFQQLATAARSSGFPSPQDSAFSLPGKAKQKLLKHGVNLL